CAGCAGCGCCAGCAGGTGCTCGCAGTCGGCCTGGCTCATGTCGTGCACAGCGATTTTTGTTAGGCGTTGTAACCGCCCGATGAGGGATTCATGGATCCGACGACCTTCGTCGGTGAGCGAGAGAAGCTGGCTGCGACGGTCGTCCGGGTCGGCTTCGGCTTGGAGAAGGCCTTGCTCTTTGAGCGTCTTGATGGTGCGGGCCAGCTGACCTTTGTCGCGCCCGGTATGGGCAACGAGATCACGCAGACTGGCCCCGGCATGATGGTAGAAGTAGCCCAGCATCTTGCCCTCCATGTGGGTAAGTTTGTACGGGCTGTCGCGTAGCACCCGATACTGCTCCGAGCGGATCAGGTGCATCAGCTTATGGATCGACTCGAAAACCTCTTCCGAAATTTCCTCGGAATTATTGTTGATTTTGTCAACTTTGTGCCGTTTCATTGGTTAACTAAGTCAACTAAATTCAATTCCGTGGCATAAGTAAACTGCGAAATACCATTTCAAATATCATCAACCTAACACAACGACGATGAAGTGCACCCTTACTGGATCCCCCGCCTCTGATATTTTGGCGAAACTATACGCCGACGCCGATGCGAAACGCGCAAACTTGCAACCCGCTCAACGCCCTGCGAAGTCCGATGGCGCAATGACGCCACTGGAGCGGTTCACGCTGATGAAAGACCAATACATGCCGATCGATGTGCCTTTCGGCAATTTGCTCTATTCGCTGATCCGCAGTTCCGGCGCGAAGACCGTCGTGGAGTTCGGCACGTCCTTTGGGATTTCGACGATCTACCTCGCCGCGGCGGTGCGTGACAACGGCGCAGGGCAGGTGATTACCACAGAGTTCATTGCCGAGAAGGCCGACGTTGCTCGTCAAAACCTAACGGATGCTGCTCTCGTCGACTTGATCGATTTCCGGGTCGGCGACGCCATGCAAACACTGCTCAATCCCTTG
This is a stretch of genomic DNA from Cerasicoccus sp. TK19100. It encodes these proteins:
- a CDS encoding MarR family winged helix-turn-helix transcriptional regulator, with the translated sequence MKRHKVDKINNNSEEISEEVFESIHKLMHLIRSEQYRVLRDSPYKLTHMEGKMLGYFYHHAGASLRDLVAHTGRDKGQLARTIKTLKEQGLLQAEADPDDRRSQLLSLTDEGRRIHESLIGRLQRLTKIAVHDMSQADCEHLLALLGKVRDNLENGEA
- a CDS encoding O-methyltransferase → MKCTLTGSPASDILAKLYADADAKRANLQPAQRPAKSDGAMTPLERFTLMKDQYMPIDVPFGNLLYSLIRSSGAKTVVEFGTSFGISTIYLAAAVRDNGAGQVITTEFIAEKADVARQNLTDAALVDLIDFRVGDAMQTLLNPLPGPVDLLFLDGDKGMYVDIVKLLEPKMRPGCLIVSDNTDQEGAATYLEHVRNPANGYISTPLLTPGGDKEHSGHEVSVKL